From one Gossypium hirsutum isolate 1008001.06 chromosome D08, Gossypium_hirsutum_v2.1, whole genome shotgun sequence genomic stretch:
- the LOC121220234 gene encoding ribonuclease P protein subunit p25-like protein isoform X2 — protein MDRYQKVEKPKSESPINDNEIRITSQGAIRNYINYAIALLQEKQAKEIVLKAMGQAISKTVAIAEIIKKRVPQLHQDTAISSLSITDVWDTIEEGLVPVEMTRHVSMISITLSTGELNKNSAGYQPPHFVEESKPQYHYHQQQPQKQAQIPYNSVNEDNGGYSNWGRGGGRGRGWGYRGSGYERGRRGGGRGYNRGRGRMRGGRSRGGGGGGY, from the exons ATGGATAGATACCAGAAAGTAGAGAAGCCAAAGTCCGAATCACCCATTAACGACAATGAGATCCGAATCACTTCTCAAGGCGCTATCCGAAACTACATAAACTATGCCATTGCTCTTCTTCAG GAAAAACAAGCGAAGGAGATTGTCTTAAAAGCAATGGGACAAGCAATCAGTAAGACGGTAGCCATTGCCGAGATTATAAAG AAAAGGGTTCCCCAACTGCATCAAGATACCGCCATTAGTTCGCTGAGCATAACTGATGTGTGGGACACTATTGAAGAAGGGCTTGTTCC TGTGGAGATGACTCGCCACGTCTCGATGATTTCTATCACCTTGTCAACCGGAGAGCTAAATAAAAACTCTGCCGG GTATCAACCTCCACATTTTGTTGAAGAATCTAAGCCGCAATATCATTATCATCAGCAGCAACCACAGAAACAAGCCCAGATCCCGTATAATTCTGTTAATGAAG ataatgGTGGATACTCCAACTGGGGCAGAGGTGGTGGGCGAGGAAGAGGTTGGGGCTATCGTG GTAGTGGCTACGAAAGAGGCAGACGCGGAGGGGGCAGAGGCTATAACCGTGGCCGTGGAAGGATGCGTGGTGGCCGCTCAaggggtggtggtggtggtggctaCTAA
- the LOC121220234 gene encoding ribonuclease P protein subunit p25-like protein isoform X1, with protein sequence MDRYQKVEKPKSESPINDNEIRITSQGAIRNYINYAIALLQEKQAKEIVLKAMGQAISKTVAIAEIIKKRVPQLHQDTAISSLSITDVWDTIEEGLVPVEMTRHVSMISITLSTGELNKNSAGYQPPHFVEESKPQYHYHQQQPQKQAQIPYNSVNEDSYGRARGRGRGRGRSWGRGGYGNYQDNGGYSNWGRGGGRGRGWGYRGSGYERGRRGGGRGYNRGRGRMRGGRSRGGGGGGY encoded by the exons ATGGATAGATACCAGAAAGTAGAGAAGCCAAAGTCCGAATCACCCATTAACGACAATGAGATCCGAATCACTTCTCAAGGCGCTATCCGAAACTACATAAACTATGCCATTGCTCTTCTTCAG GAAAAACAAGCGAAGGAGATTGTCTTAAAAGCAATGGGACAAGCAATCAGTAAGACGGTAGCCATTGCCGAGATTATAAAG AAAAGGGTTCCCCAACTGCATCAAGATACCGCCATTAGTTCGCTGAGCATAACTGATGTGTGGGACACTATTGAAGAAGGGCTTGTTCC TGTGGAGATGACTCGCCACGTCTCGATGATTTCTATCACCTTGTCAACCGGAGAGCTAAATAAAAACTCTGCCGG GTATCAACCTCCACATTTTGTTGAAGAATCTAAGCCGCAATATCATTATCATCAGCAGCAACCACAGAAACAAGCCCAGATCCCGTATAATTCTGTTAATGAAG ATTCATATGGCCGAGCAAGGGGTCGTGGTAGAGGGAGAGGGCGGAGTTGGGGTAGGGGTGGATATGGAAATTATCAAG ataatgGTGGATACTCCAACTGGGGCAGAGGTGGTGGGCGAGGAAGAGGTTGGGGCTATCGTG GTAGTGGCTACGAAAGAGGCAGACGCGGAGGGGGCAGAGGCTATAACCGTGGCCGTGGAAGGATGCGTGGTGGCCGCTCAaggggtggtggtggtggtggctaCTAA
- the LOC121220235 gene encoding vesicle-associated membrane protein 721 isoform X1: protein MGQQSLIYAFVARGTVVLADYTEFTGNFTGIASQCLQKLPSSNNKFTYNCDGHTFNYLVDNGFTYCVVAIESVGRQVPMAFLERIKEDFTKRYGGGKAAAAPANSLSKEFGPKLKEHMQYCIDHPEEISKIAKVKAQVSEVKGVMMENIEKLTNFFQVLDRGERIELLVDRTENLRSQAQDFRQQGTQMRRKMWLQNMKVKLIVLGILVALILIIVLSVCHGFKCS, encoded by the exons ATGGGGCAACAATCGTTGATCTACGCCTTCGTGGCACGAGGCACCGTGGTCTTAGCCGACTATACGGAGTTCACCGGAAACTTCACCGGCATAGCTTCTCAGTGTCTCCAGAAACTTCCTTCTTCAAACAACAAGTTCACTTACAACTGCGATGGCCATACCTTTAACTATCTCGTCGATAACGGCTTCA CTTATTGTGTGGTTGCTATTGAATCCGTTGGCAGACAGGTTCCTATGGCATTTCTTGAGAGAATTAAAGAGGATTTCACCAAGAGATATGGTGGAGGAAAAGCTGCAGCTGCCCCTGCAAACAGCCTGAGCAAGGAGTTTgg GCCAAAATTAAAGGAGCATATGCAGTATTGCATTGATCATCCTGAGGAGATCAGTAAGATTGCCAAAGTGAAAGCTCAAGTTTCAGAAGTTAAAGGAGTTATGATGGAAAACATTGAGAAG TTAACCAATTTTTTTCAGGTTCTGGACCGTGGTGAGAGAATTGAGCTTCTGGTGGATAGAACAGAAAATCTTCGCTCTCAG GCACAAGATTTCCGGCAGCAGGGAACCCAGATGAGGAGAAAGATGTGGTTACAGAACATGAAGGTAAAGCTTATAGTTCTCGGAATCTTGGTCGCTTTGATCCTCATCATTGTACTGTCTGTTTGTCACGGCTTCAAATGTTCATGA
- the LOC121220235 gene encoding putative vesicle-associated membrane protein 726 isoform X3, giving the protein MGQQSLIYAFVARGTVVLADYTEFTGNFTGIASQCLQKLPSSNNKFTYNCDGHTFNYLVDNGFTYCVVAIESVGRQVPMAFLERIKEDFTKRYGGGKAAAAPANSLSKEFGPKLKEHMQYCIDHPEEISKIAKVKAQVSEVKGVMMENIEKLTNFFQVLDRGERIELLVDRTENLRSQG; this is encoded by the exons ATGGGGCAACAATCGTTGATCTACGCCTTCGTGGCACGAGGCACCGTGGTCTTAGCCGACTATACGGAGTTCACCGGAAACTTCACCGGCATAGCTTCTCAGTGTCTCCAGAAACTTCCTTCTTCAAACAACAAGTTCACTTACAACTGCGATGGCCATACCTTTAACTATCTCGTCGATAACGGCTTCA CTTATTGTGTGGTTGCTATTGAATCCGTTGGCAGACAGGTTCCTATGGCATTTCTTGAGAGAATTAAAGAGGATTTCACCAAGAGATATGGTGGAGGAAAAGCTGCAGCTGCCCCTGCAAACAGCCTGAGCAAGGAGTTTgg GCCAAAATTAAAGGAGCATATGCAGTATTGCATTGATCATCCTGAGGAGATCAGTAAGATTGCCAAAGTGAAAGCTCAAGTTTCAGAAGTTAAAGGAGTTATGATGGAAAACATTGAGAAG TTAACCAATTTTTTTCAGGTTCTGGACCGTGGTGAGAGAATTGAGCTTCTGGTGGATAGAACAGAAAATCTTCGCTCTCAG GGTTAA
- the LOC121220235 gene encoding vesicle-associated membrane protein 721 isoform X2 has product MGQQSLIYAFVARGTVVLADYTEFTGNFTGIASQCLQKLPSSNNKFTYNCDGHTFNYLVDNGFTYCVVAIESVGRQVPMAFLERIKEDFTKRYGGGKAAAAPANSLSKEFGPKLKEHMQYCIDHPEEISKIAKVKAQVSEVKGVMMENIEKVLDRGERIELLVDRTENLRSQAQDFRQQGTQMRRKMWLQNMKVKLIVLGILVALILIIVLSVCHGFKCS; this is encoded by the exons ATGGGGCAACAATCGTTGATCTACGCCTTCGTGGCACGAGGCACCGTGGTCTTAGCCGACTATACGGAGTTCACCGGAAACTTCACCGGCATAGCTTCTCAGTGTCTCCAGAAACTTCCTTCTTCAAACAACAAGTTCACTTACAACTGCGATGGCCATACCTTTAACTATCTCGTCGATAACGGCTTCA CTTATTGTGTGGTTGCTATTGAATCCGTTGGCAGACAGGTTCCTATGGCATTTCTTGAGAGAATTAAAGAGGATTTCACCAAGAGATATGGTGGAGGAAAAGCTGCAGCTGCCCCTGCAAACAGCCTGAGCAAGGAGTTTgg GCCAAAATTAAAGGAGCATATGCAGTATTGCATTGATCATCCTGAGGAGATCAGTAAGATTGCCAAAGTGAAAGCTCAAGTTTCAGAAGTTAAAGGAGTTATGATGGAAAACATTGAGAAG GTTCTGGACCGTGGTGAGAGAATTGAGCTTCTGGTGGATAGAACAGAAAATCTTCGCTCTCAG GCACAAGATTTCCGGCAGCAGGGAACCCAGATGAGGAGAAAGATGTGGTTACAGAACATGAAGGTAAAGCTTATAGTTCTCGGAATCTTGGTCGCTTTGATCCTCATCATTGTACTGTCTGTTTGTCACGGCTTCAAATGTTCATGA